CGCTGACTGGATGGAGTGCTGACTGGATGGTAAAAATGCTGCTTATGATAACAGAAAGGGTTCTCTTACTCTATGGCTTCTGGGCCTGTGAATTTATCCAGCCACAATCAAAAGTATTCATGAAAGAAACTGAGGTGAGCACCTAcacatttattttcctatttcccAAATAGCAGTCACCCTCTCACCCAGGCGCCCAGGACCTGCCTTGTATTAGGATAATCTAGGGATGACTTCGTGTACACAGGAAGATGTGTGGGGAACCTAAGCAGACTCTAGGCCATTTGTCACAAGGGCTGAGGCATCTGTAGATCAGTCTCCAAGAAGGTCCTGGAACCCGGGCCATGGACACAGGGCAGGACTGCCTGTAGACAATTCTTACTGGGTTCCCAGGTCTCAAGTGCTCCCAGCAAAGACTACAGGCTTCCCAGTTAGCTGAGTTCACGTACTGGAAATGAACTAGGGGTACCAATACCAACTTTAGGGGCTGAAGCCTTAGCATGCAGGGTGCCTGCATGGGCATTCCAGGCCAGCTGCAGTTATTGAACATAACTCACACCTAGCCTTGTCAGCTGGGGATCAAAGGGCTGAGGAGAATGACAGGCACTTAGGACACCCAGCCCCACTGAGAGCTCCCTTTTGTTTCCCTAAGCACCTTTCAACTCAATTCTGGTCCCACATATTGGTTGTTGGGGCCCCTATGAGGCCTCAGAACCCTTCCAGAGGTGAGACTTGTAAGGCAGAAGGAAGGAGCTGCCATGGATGGCAggtgctatatatatatatagcaagtCAGTGGTGGGGTCAGATATGTGAGGCTCAAGCAGGGGCCTTGTGCCCCAATCCCAGTGCGAGGGACAGGTCCACTTCCAGTGGCTGGGAGACTCTTCTGCTCCTGTCCCCCATGGTGGGAGGCACCTGCAGAGGTCCACTGGGTGGGACAGACAAGCCCTTTCTCCTAATCCCTTTGAAGAGATTTGTTCTTGATTCTGGCATATGTGGGCTCCAAAATCAGCACCTTAGCCCCACTGGGCCCTtgcagctgccttacaggaaggccaggggagggggaggggcttccGAGTAGTCTCCTTACCCTGTCCAGCCAAGGTCTTCACACCTCACTGGGCAGGACTCTACATCAGATGCTCACTCTGTCCCTCCAGCATGGTCACCTTTCTCTACAGACTTCGTGCTGCCACTGCACTGCTGACTGTTTACCTGGAGTTGGGTGGTGGCTATAACTTCCAGTGAGTTTTCAACCCTCATGAACCTCACCTCTTCTGGCTCATGCACTCACTGGCACAGCCTGTGGGCTGTGCTGAGTGACTCCCTTTGCAAATGcagagttgtttttcttttccaggtttttaattttgtgtgcatgcatattttacctgcatgtatatttgcacAGCGTGTGCATGCCAAGTACCctcagaagagggtgtgggatcccCATGAACTAGAGCTAGATGGTTGTGACCACCCGGGCAGAGGGCTGGTCCTcgccactgagccatcacttcagccctgctgttctgagatagggtctcactatgtagactgggctagtctcaaactcacaagacTGGCTTGCCACCAATAGCAGCTGAAACAATACTGGGCACACAGCACTGGATACTAACATCCCCTTGCTGTCTTTCAGTGCCCCACGccacctcagcttctccagtgttCCACACAAGACACATTTGTCAGACAACTATGTCAGCAAGGCCAGGTGGCACCCTAGGCCAGCTGTCTAGGAAGGCCCTCCAGTCCCACTGTGGGCCCGATGAGCATGAGGGCCTCAACAACGATGAACTAGACCCCATCTTGGGGAGCTCAAGAGGAGAGCAGAGGTCTCCAAGCTCCATCTCATcctatggtggggggggggggacttcgACTCCATCCCAGGGACGCCTCAGCCACTTAACTTTAGTGAACTAAGTCCCAGGCACACATATGTGACACTCACACAGCATGTGCTTGTGTCAGCACCAGGGAAGCCCTTCTTCCTCACACAGGAGGCCGGGAAAATGGTCAAAGAAGAGAAGAGCCATTTGGATGACCTGACAATCTCTAATTTCTCTTGCACTCACAAGTCAGGGGTGGGTGAGGGAGGCGGGGCTGCTGGGACACTGAGTTAGTCTTGACAGGCCCACTGTGTGCTGGGGACAGTGAGGTTGTCTTGACAGGCCCACTGTGTGCTAGGGACAGTGAGGTTGTCTTGACAGGCCCACTGTGTGGGTGCCCCCAGCTACCCTTCTTAggcaaaaacaagcaaagataCCAAGGCCAGACACCCGGGCAGCAGCAACCTTCACTCTGTTTTAATGAGGTCTCCATGGGAACCTGGAGCAGCCTGGGAAGCCAGGCAGCAGCAGTCCCACATCCTCAGTTCTAGTGCCTTCCTGTGTCAAAGGAGAGCACCCAGGCTGCCTACCAACCTAGAAGCACCTAGAAAAGCCTCCTGTCCTCCTGCTGACCTGTGCCCCACCCAGATGGGCCAAGCAGAATGGGCCAAGCAGACGCCTACCTCACCCCCTGCTGTCTTCACGTATGCAAACATTACTCAGTAAGTAAGTAAGGGAGACACCGAGGCCTGCCCACCTGACAAGTCTTTAGAAATTCCTTCCCCTGAGCAGAAGCAAGTAGGAGTCTGGGCAGCCTCCCAAGAGGCCATACTGTAAGGCCCTTCTTCCCAGGCTAACCGACTcacccctgccacacacacacacacacacacacacaccagggagcAAGAGTCGAGAGGCCTGGCCATGGAGCCTGGACAATAAGCTGGTCTTATTCATACACATGGATCTAGCTCCTGAGAAGGGGCCCTCACCATGGGACCCCCCCCAGGTCCAAGTTGAGAAGCAACCCCCAGATGTTGGAAGTGTGCAGCTTGCTGGTGTCCCCTCCATCATACATGAAGGTATAGCCACCCCACCAAAGGCCACAAGACAGACCCTGACAAGGGGAGGGACACTTGCCACGTGACCACAAGACCCCTAACTGTTATACAGGGGTATCACCCTGGTGATCTCCCGCCGACAGATCGGGCACCTCTTGGGCTCTGGCAAAGCAAGGTAACACTGGCGGCAGGAACACACGTGCCCACACTCGAGGAAGACACAGGACTTGAAGCTACTCAGACACACAACACAGGCACTCTTCAGACTCTCCCTGTCCTCAGGCGTGGCTTGGCTCAGCAAGTGGGCCTCATGTTCCAGGAACTCTTCCTGGAGCTGCTGCTGGCGCAGGCGCTCCTGCCGATGAAGGTACTGCTTCCTCAGGATGAAGAAGAGGGTGGCACAGGTGGCAAAGCCGAACACCAGGACCAGAACCTTCCAGAGCCGGACACTCGACTCCTGCCTGTGCAGCAGGCTGTGAAAGTCCTGGCTGCTCAGATAGTACTGCATGCCTTGCTTGGGGGGCTGCAGGCGGACAGAGTTGTTATCCAGAACCAGCTCACCAATCCCCGTGAGGGTGGCTCCCACCTTCAgcatctcctctgtctcctggatgCCTTTGGGCCGCTCCCCACTGATGTAGTGGCCGATGGCATCAGTGAAGGACTGCACAGAGGGGTGGAACTTCTCATACACAGTCTCTAGGCCCAGATCCACGGAGTCCAAAGGCTTCAGCACtcgcacagacacagacacgtcGTCCTCATGGGGCACGAGGTCAAAGGGCACAGTGTTAGTCCTCTGGTGAATGATCTTGGAATAGTCATTCCTAAAAACACAAGGACCAAAGATGAACAAGAGAGGAGCAGGCGCCTGACTCCCACACATGGGGTCACCTACATGTGGGTACACATACGGAATCCTCGGGGATCTACCATCCTAACTGGAGGCCAGCCTCCACTCACTGAGTCCTAGAGCATTAGGACCAGAGCAAGAAGGGGCGGCTCAGGTCCCTCAGGTCTCAGTGGACACCAGGGAAGAACAGAGGTCACCTTTAGGGTCTACACCCTTGTATCACCATCACAGAAGTACCTGAGACAAAACGTGCTAGAAGCAGATGGGAAAATGGCTCACTTTGTATGCTGGCACACAATCATTTAAGCAACTCCGCAGGTGACCGAGCTATACGTGAGTGGTTCTACAACTTCACTGTGCTAAGAATCAACAGACTTCAGGTTCCTTCTGAAAACCAGGTTTTGTAATCAGGAAGCAGGCCTAGGAGCCTGAGCTGTAACGGCTGCCACCTGGGCTCTAAGGGCAGTGCACAGCGCACACAGCAGTACTGGGGGCACGGAGAAGCAGCTCTGCATCAGGTCTCCAAGAAGCTAGACTCAGCAAGCCCATGGCCCAGAACAGACCGAGTGAGGTGGTGTAGAGAGGCCAGAGGGCACTCACCAAAGGTGGGTTGTTCGGTTCCACACCATCTTATGCTCCTGAAGGGTCAGCCGCTGAATCACCCCCTTGCAGTTTTCCACAAACTGGCTGTTGAGTGTTTCTTTGACAGACCGCACAGCTCCTGGAGAGGAAGCAATCATGGTCTCTGAAGGCTGCTCTGACCTCTCTTTAAGGACTCCCATGTGTTGAGCTTCACTAATTAACCAGCACAACAGCACCCATGTCACTGTGGGGCACATCTAGAGAGCACGCTGCAAAGTGCTGGACGTAAGCACCTCACATGAACCACATCACGTGGCTCTTAACGACTACCTTATACCACACTGGGTCTCTCTCAAACAATCAGAAGTCCACAATGGTTTGGTCACCTTGTCCCAACACCATTAAAAGGCTCTTATGAGGGTAGGCAGGTTAAGCaccactaagcctgatgacctgagcccTGGAAAACATAcaaaaaggtggaaagagagccaactcctaagttgtcctttgacctccaccaCTGTGGAGTGGCACCTACACCctgccctcccccccacacacagacacacaagataagataaacaaataaatgtaaaaaactaTGTCAACTACGTCTTCATTCGGTATTGGAACAAGGCAGTTGCTGCCACTCCCACTAAACAAGTAAACACACCTTCAATGACAGCATAAGGCACACACTTTCCCGGTGCTTCTGATAGAATGCCCTTTAAATCTTCACCCAAATGAATCTTCTTAGCTCCCTAAATGAAAAAATAGATAGATATTAAACTGGACACTGAATACTGACACGCTGTATCAGACTTAAGGTATGGTGGGGAGAGGGATGAGGAGAATGCACAGAGGGGGAATCTGGAGGCTCTGGTTCCGAAGTCTGGCCCTGAACATGAGGTCTCTGGGCTCCTCGTCCCCAAGGCTGGAGCACCATCTGCTTGCCGGTTCAACAAAACACTCCTTTCACGTGAATACAATCGAATATAAAAGGTACTAGCTACTTGGCACACAGTAGTAGGACCCTCAGCAGAGACAGGGGCTAGCTCAAGCTGCAAGTGTATCCTTGATGATTCTGGAGAACTTTGATGAGTCTGCCTCCAAAACTGTAAAAGGAGGGGGAAGCCAATCTCATGGAAGTTTAGGTAGGATAAATGGACTTTGAGGGACGGGAAAACCCAGTCCAGAGCTGACACATGGAAGCCATGCAATAATCAAGCACTCTCATCACCAAGAAAAACAGGGGAATAAGGTACAAAGTCACCTCTGTAAGCTGGTATCCTGACCAACAGATGAAAATCTTATATTAGAACTCCCACAGCTTTTTCCAGGAAGGGTTAATTATTTTATCCTTTTATAGACTAAGTCTCAAGTACcacaggctagcctagaacttagcATGCATCTGAGGGTGTCCTTcaacttgttttgttgttgtttgttctgggtttttgtgtttcatttttcgGTTTTGCTTctagtttggttggttttggtttgagataagatctcaacTATGTgtccttggctggcctcaaactcactaagtagaccaggctgcccttgaactcagagagccacctgcttctgcctggtTAGCACTGGGAACTTCTGATCCAAACCTTTTCACTGCAGGAACTCCAAGGTTTTGTTTCTGAGCCCTTACTGAAATCAACCTGGCGATAAGACTTGGGTTCAAGAGTCCACCTTCATACAACTGCCAACACAAGCCTTCGGTTGATGGATTGTGAAATGCCAACTAAAATAAGACCACCAACACGTACTGAGCATGTACTGCTTGTCAAATGCCGAGTTAAGAATCAAGATATGAAGACCCTTCCCCGCCTTGACAGGTGCCACAAAGCAATGTGGTCAactaagaaaggagaaaaaaaaagtgtaccaTTGCTGGAGTTATGACCAGAGCCATGCCATGGTGTCCATAACTAGCCAGCCTCGGCCACCGGTCTTCAATAAACCAACTGAAAGAGCTCAGTTACTAGTGAAAAGCAGAGGAGGGCAGGGATAGTCAGTGGCTCTACCCCAACTTTATCTTTGGGTCCTAACACAAAAGTAAGGGCTTTTcaaattattactttttattatatggTCCCACCCAGCACCTCTGCCTCAGGCTCAGTTCTTCCTACCAAGGTCATCTTGACAAATTCTTCCCCCAAGAGACCCCTAGGGCCTTGGCTTCTCCTCCCAGCAGCAGGAACTTCCTGGGGGAAATTTCAATTTCTTGGAGTCCACTGTTTCAAGTTTCAAGAGTCGAATAGtaggcagggcggtggtggcacacgcctttaatcccagcacttgggaggcagaggcaggcggatttctgagttcaaggccagcctggtctacagagtgagttccaggacaggatgacacaaagaaaccctgttttggaaaaaaaaaaaaaaaaagagagagagagagagagagaaggacacaACAGAAATCTTCACTCCTGCATGGCCAATTATACTACCCTTGAACCCAAAGACCTGAATTTAAGCTCCAAGCTGGCTTAGCTTCTTCAAtgtctcttgctgtgataaaacacttgtaagaaaacaacttaagggacaaagtgtttatttgggtttttcaCGGTTCAAGGATGGGCTCAATCAATCCGGGGAAGTGGCTAGTTTTACATCAACTCGGCCACAGGTCCTCAATAAACCAACTGAAAGAGCTCAGTTACTAGTGAAAAGCAGAGGCGGGCAGGGATAGAACAAGCTGGAGTTATGTGAAAGGCGggaaactcaactgagaaaaattccTCCCTAAAACCCAGCTTAACTAGAGATGAGGGAGGGGCAGACGATCGTGGGtggctctacccctgagctagtGACCCTCcctctgtaagaaagcaggctgagcagcccATGAGGAGCAAAGCAGTAAGCAGCAGTAAGCAGCCTCCCcgaaggcctctgcatcagctcctaacTCCAGGCCCCTGCCCTGTTTCAGTTCCTTCTGATTTCCTTCAGCAATGAACAGTGAtttggaagcataagccaaataaacactttcctccccaagttgattCGGTCAGTGTCGCATCACATCGCAAGTAACCCTGACTGAGGCAGAAAGTCAAAGTAAAGGGGGCctaaagcagctggtcacatgataTCCATAATCAGGAAACAGAGCAATGGAGAGCTATGTgttctgctcactctctcccttttTCACAGTCAAGGACCCAAACCCAGAGAATGGTACTGATACAAGGCAAAACTTGTCATCAAAATTAACCTaatgagccaggcagtgtggtgcacgcctttaattccagcacttgggaggcagaggcaggcggatttctgagttcaaggccagcctggcctacagagtgagttccaggacagccagggctacacagagaaaccctgtctggaaaaaacaaaaacaaaaaaattaacctaATGAAGACAAGGCCTCACAGTTGCACCCAGAgacttgtctcctaggtgatttcagCTCCTGCTTAGTTGACAGTTAACACTTGCTGTGTGACATTTCCTTTCACTGTCAAATGTCTGGGTTTTCGATCATCAGCAATGCCCTCTGTCATCTATCTCAGGCAATTATTGAGCTGACAAAAATAAATCCGAGCGGAAATGTGTGGTGTGAGCTGTTAAGGGCAACCCTCGAATGAGAATGTAGCTTTAAAGTAACtataatatacaaagaaatcattgTAGAAACCAGGAGCCGAGTGGTTAAATAAATGAGCCTCTAAGTTTGCTGTTCTCCAAGTTGGAATCACCCGTGCCTTACATATCTTCACATCCTCCATCTGCACCCCAAATATCACCTTGTTTAAAACGGCGACACCCCCTGTCAACTGGCCACAATCTAGAATCTCTGGGAAAGAGTGTCTCAATAATAAACTGTCTATATTGGGTCAGCCTGTGTCGGCATAGCTGTTAAGGCACTGTCTTGACAGCTCTAACTGACCTGGGGAAACTCGCCTGTTGTGTTGTGACTGACACCACTCCCTAAGACTGGGCTCTGGACTGTACAACAGCAGAGAAATCAAACTGAGGGCTAAGCATGCATGCGTTTGATTCTCTCGACTCAGACATGATTTGGTAGCTGCCTCAAGTGCCTGCCTGGCCTTCCCCGCGATGACGGACGGGAACCTGAAACTGAAAACTAAACaacccttctccctctcctaAGTTGCTTTCTGTCGGAGTATTTTACTAtagcaaaaaatacaaaaaaacaaacaaaaaaaaaaaaaaaaacccggaaCTCTCCGGGATTTCCCTATTTTTGCACACTTTTCTCTGCCTTACTCCAACCGGATTTTCGCCTTATCACACGGTCCGATTCCGTGTAGCCGTCTCGAGGTCCTAGAATGGAATCTCCAACAGGACGAACGGCTTGTTTTTCTCACTACCTGGTGCACAGCGTGTTTTCGAGAAATAGTTTTACAGCACTGCGGTGACGTCCAGTGCACTGAGGATAACTCCGGGGGCGTCGGAGCGAAGGGGCGGGCAGCCTCGATGCAGCCGGTGGCCGGGGTCCCCTCCGGCTGCGCGTCGTCTGAGGCCCTGTGGCTCCCCGGTGCGCCCCGGCGCGACCTGCCAGCCAGGCCGGCCCGCCCCCCTCACTGACCTTGAGTTCCTGGGAGACCTGGGCCTTCTGCCGATATATGGAGTACAGTACGGCGGTGACCATCGAACTGGtgcccaacaggaggacctggcCGAGCGACGGCCGCGCTCCGTTCTCCATGGCGATCCCGAGCCGCGTCAGCCGCCTCGAAATCACCTGCGATCCCTACGCAGCCGCGCAGCTTTTCCTGGTAACCGTAGGCTCGTCGCCTTTTGATGACGTAATACAGGAAGTCGAGACAGGGGTTGGGGCAAAGGGGACCGGAAGACGTTGCCCAAGTGGTTGCAACGTTACTGCGGCCTCCTGGGAAATCGGTGGGATCCCAGGAGGACCGTGAACGTTCCACGCACTGGCTGTGGTCACGTGGGAGCACTTCCTCCGGGTTTCTAGACTTTCTTGCTCTGTTATTGTTATATGACATCTTTCTAATCCTATGAGAACGTGCCTCGGTGCACATATAGAGAGCAGGACTCTCCTACTTTATGGGTCCTTGAGATAGAACTCAAGTTTTTAGCCATAGTGGCAAACTGGGCTGTTTCTTTGGATTATTTGACGTTGCCGCCATCAGACGGGGAGCTGAGTGAAATATGTGTTAAGCACTAAGAAGTGTTACGCTTTAAGCTATCAGAGAACCTTGAAACCTGggttttaaagatgaagaaactgcCGGCCAGAGGGGATAGGGAACGTGGTCAGAGCCATACTGCTGAGGAGAGCTGGAGAGCAATTAGTCCAGCTTCAAAGTCTTCAACTTCTACACCAGCTGAATCACTAAAATAGCTCTTAATCTACCACCGCCACCCAAAACCAGCATACtgcttatttaatataatatCCGCAACTGTTTTTATCGAGTGACTATTATATGCCATGTACTGTGGTTACGTTTCCTAGGCTTGCATTTCACCgcactctttttttgtttgtttgttttttgttttgttttttgagacagggtttctctgtgtagccctggctgtcctggaacaaactctgaagaccaggctggcctcgaactcagaaatccgcctgtctctgcctcccaagtgctgggattaaaggcgtgcgccaccactacccagcttcACTCCACTCTTTAGGGAACAAATCCGGGGCTTCAATTGCTCTTCCACTTAGCTCCACCTCAGCCCCTCCAGACCAGCATTTGATGTATTCAACACTGCCACAGAAGAGGtttcagaagaagaaactgaggctcgggTTAAGAAATACACTCAGTCCAGCACTCAGTAAGCacaggaaggcagatctctgagttcaaggccaacctggtctacagggcgAGTTCTAgttcagccaggactacacagagaaatcttgtcttaaaaaaaaaaaaaaaaacaactagggGCAGGGAGAATATAAATACACTCAGACCTTTAACTAAAAGTGATAATGGGCTTCAAACCCAGGGGACCTATCAATAACTCTTCCAACTCCTCTCAGACATCTGCTTCCTAAAACAACCAGAGACACTGCACATCTTAACCAGCACATCTGCCTACGAAGCCTGAATTCTCCTTGCAGTGTCCTATAGGTTATTCTTTAAATTCCTCAAAATAGATAGATCTATTGACCCAAATCAATATTCATTGGagtgtttttaaataacaaaaattaaaaatgatctAATGTCAATAATCAGTTGgttgaataaaatttgaaatatttgttgTGGCAGGAAAAACGTtgggacaggaaaaaaaaaaaaaaaaaaaaagccccttaCTCAGCAATTTGGTCAAAGCCTCTTGCCAGAAAAGAATTCAAGTGTAAGGGTGGTAAGACAGCTAGCTGGTAAACTTTTGTGCTTGCTGTCAAACCTGAGTTCATTCTCCAGAGCCAcgaaatggaaggaaagaaccaactgtCAAACACTGTCCCCTGATCTCTGCTATATTCCCAACACGGACaaggtaaataaagaaataaatataaaaaataattccaaggtag
Above is a window of Arvicanthis niloticus isolate mArvNil1 chromosome 5, mArvNil1.pat.X, whole genome shotgun sequence DNA encoding:
- the Mul1 gene encoding mitochondrial ubiquitin ligase activator of NFKB 1, whose product is MENGARPSLGQVLLLGTSSMVTAVLYSIYRQKAQVSQELKGAKKIHLGEDLKGILSEAPGKCVPYAVIEGAVRSVKETLNSQFVENCKGVIQRLTLQEHKMVWNRTTHLWNDYSKIIHQRTNTVPFDLVPHEDDVSVSVRVLKPLDSVDLGLETVYEKFHPSVQSFTDAIGHYISGERPKGIQETEEMLKVGATLTGIGELVLDNNSVRLQPPKQGMQYYLSSQDFHSLLHRQESSVRLWKVLVLVFGFATCATLFFILRKQYLHRQERLRQQQLQEEFLEHEAHLLSQATPEDRESLKSACVVCLSSFKSCVFLECGHVCSCRQCYLALPEPKRCPICRREITRVIPLYNS